The following coding sequences lie in one Zingiber officinale cultivar Zhangliang chromosome 2B, Zo_v1.1, whole genome shotgun sequence genomic window:
- the LOC122046727 gene encoding heat stress transcription factor A-1-like: MDGAGGDLVGDSAKGATETTANEVLSGGAPPPFLSKTYEMVDDPATDAVVSWGPANDSFVVWNTTEFARDLLPKFFKHNNFSSFVRQLNTYGFRKVDPDRWEFANEGFLRGKKHLLKMINRRKSAHAQNQQQQQQQPQTQNTIEVGKFGIEGEIERLKRDKNVLMQELVRLRQQQQSTDQQLNTMGQRLQGMEQRQQQMMSFLAKAMQSPGFLTQFVQQNDSNRRIAGVNKKRRLPRQDQLDVENTMQDGQIVKYQPLINEAAKAMLMQILKFDTSHRLESLGNSQNYSIDNCQAPLEAFDSRSPLKRISGVTLSEMPTSSSEFSLPTRSEYSALPSLSVPSKIQSSSVPNITPTEKPKMNLPGFATPTHTNIGVSQLSQVSSMIPNGHNHSYVGQNEGSIPMNPIPDFMDELSEIETDQLASDADMDILNDIEKLPSISDPFWEQFLTDSLPLGDAEEVDSGIHEPEEATLESGNGWDSTHNMDHLTEQMGNLASDQ; the protein is encoded by the exons ATGGATGGCGCTGGAGGAGACTTGGTCGGAGACTCTGCGAAGGGAGCCACCGAGACGACGGCCAACGAGGTTCTTAGTGGCGGTGCCCCGCCCCCGTTCCTGAGCAAGACGTACGAGATGGTGGATGACCCGGCGACGGACGCCGTCGTCTCGTGGGGGCCTGCCAACGACAGCTTCGTGGTGTGGAATACCACCGAATTCGCCAGGGACCTCCTACCTAAGTTCTTCAAGCACAACAATTTCTCCAGTTTCGTCCGCCAACTCAATACCTAT GGTTTTAGAAAAGTTGATCCTGATCGATGGGAGTTTGCCAACGAAGGCTTCCTGAGAGGGAAAAAGCATTTGCTGAAGATGATCAATAGGAGAAAATCAGCTCATGCACAAaaccagcagcagcagcagcagcagccccAGACACAGAATACAATTGAGGTGGGAAAATTCGGTATAGAGGGGGAGATTGAGAGGCTTAAGAGAGACAAGAATGTGCTCATGCAAGAACTGGTTAGGCTGAGACAGCAGCAGCAAAGTACTGATCAGCAGCTAAACACCATGGGCCAGCGCCTCCAAGGTATGGAACAGCGCCAACAACAGATGATGTCATTCTTGGCAAAGGCCATGCAGAGCCCTGGATTCCTAACCCAGTTCGTGCAGCAAAATGACAGCAATAGACGCATTGCGGGAGTAAATAAAAAGCGGAGATTGCCTAGGCAAGACCAGCTGGATGTTGAAAACACTATGCAGGATGGCCAAATAGTTAAATACCAACCCTTGATAAATGAAGCAGCAAAAGCAATGTTGATGCAGATTTTAAAATTTGACACGTCACATAGGTTGGAGTCTTTAGGAAACTCCCAGAATTACTCGATTGACAATTGTCAAGCCCCTCTTGAAGCTTTTGATAGCAGAAGTCCGCTAAAGAGGATATCAGGAGTTACACTGTCTGAAATGCCTACTAGTTCAAGCGAGTTCTCTTTACCTACTAGATCTGAATACTCAGCATTGCCCTCATTATCAGTGCCATCTAAAATTCAATCTTCTAGTGTACCAAATATCACTCCAACTGaaaagcctaaaatgaatttgccTGGGTTTGCCACTCCGACCCATACTAACATTGGTGTCTCACAACTTTCTCAAGTCTCTTCCATGATTCCAAATGGACATAATCATAGCTATGTAGGACAGAATGAAGGAAGCATTCCTATGAATCCTATTCCAGATTTCATGGATGAGTTGTCAGAAATTGAGACTGATCAGCTTGCTTCTGATGCTGACATGGACATATTGAATGATATCGAGAAGCTTCCAAGCATTAGTGATCCTTTTTGGGAACAATTCTTGACGGACAGCCTACCCTTGGGAGATGCTGAAGAGGTTGATTCAGGCATACATGAACCTGAGGAAGCAACGCTAGAGTCAGGGAATGGTTGGGACAGTACTCATAACATGGATCACCTCACAGAGCAGATGGGGAATCTCGCATCAGATCAATAG